In a genomic window of Malassezia japonica chromosome 4, complete sequence:
- a CDS encoding uncharacterized protein (EggNog:ENOG503P1VX; COG:S), which translates to MATKQAAKIFSEVAANRRSIYALSNKPILPDQQVVKLVQTALREAPSAFNVQSSRAAVLFGKDHSAYWNKIVPDALLKVAGQKAVDASKPKLDGFSKGYGTILFFEENKLIKGQQESLPAYASSFPIWSLHASGMAQVYTWALLEAEGYGANLQHYGNITGETLKEKYNMPESYQIQSEMVFGFPEQPAGAKTSLPDAERVVSFGAN; encoded by the coding sequence ATGGCGACGAAGCAAGCAGCCAAGATTTTCAGCGAGGTGGCCGCGAACCGCCGCTCGATATACGCGCTGTCGAACAAACCCATCCTGCCTGACCAACAGGTGGTGAAGCTCGTGCAgaccgcgctgcgtgaggcTCCCTCGGCCTTTAATGTGCAGAGCAGCCGTGCCGCTGTGCTGTTCGGCAAAGACCACAGCGCCTACTGGAACAAGATTGtgcccgacgcgctgctgaAGGTTGCTGGCCAAAAGGCTGTGGATGCTTCCAAGCCGAAGCTGGATGGCTTTTCCAAGGGCTACGGAACCATCCTCTTTTTCGAAGAGAACAAGCTGATCAAGGGTCAGCAGGAGTCGCTTCCTGCCTACGCGTCCTCTTTCCCAATCTGGTCGCTGCACGCTTCGGGCATGGCGCAGGTCTACACTTgggcgctcctcgaggccgagggcTACGGCGCGAACCTGCAGCACTACGGCAACATCAccggcgagacgctcaAGGAGAAGTACAACATGCCAGAGTCGTATCAGATCCAGAGCGAGATGGTGTTCGGCTTCCCTGAGCAGCCTGCTGGTGCCAAGACCTCGTTGCCTGATGCGGAACGCGTTGTTTCGTTTGGCGCAAACTAA
- a CDS encoding uncharacterized protein (EggNog:ENOG503P1VX; COG:S) has translation MASTSTSKSFLQAIQNRRTIYHLSDKQILPDEKILKLVQQAVREAPSSFNVQSSRVVILLGEQHKKYWLEIVPEALHAAKGEKAVQGSKDKREGFAAGYGTILFFEDENLIKGQQEAFPSYAPNFPIWSMHASGMAQIYTWTLLEAEGYGANLQHYGNLTGETLKKVYNLPESYQLQSEMVFGYPETPAGEKAYHPDHERVIAYGKSA, from the coding sequence ATGGCCAGCACTTCTACTTCCAAGAGCTTCCTCCAAGCTATCCAGAACCGCCGCACGATTTACCACCTGTCTGACAAGCAGATTCTTCCTGATGAGAAGATCCTGAAGCTTGTCCagcaggccgtgcgcgaggcgccgtcCTCGTTCAACGTGCAGAGCAGCCGTGTGGTCatcctcctcggcgagcagcacaAGAAGTACTGGCTCGAGATTGTtcccgaggcgctgcatgcCGCCAAGGGCGAGAAAGCCGTCCAGGGCTCCAAGGACAAGCGCGAGGGCTTCGCTGCGGGCTACGGCACGATCCTCTTCTTTGAGGACGAGAACCTGATCAAGGGCCAGCAGGAGGCGTTCCCTTCGTACGCTCCCAACTTCCCTATCTGGTCGATGCACGCTTCGGGTATGGCGCAGATCTACACCTGGACGCTCCTTGAGGCCGAGGGCTACGGCGCGAACCTGCAGCACTACGGCAACCTCACCGGCGAGACGCTGAAGAAGGTGTACAACCTGCCCGAATCGTACCAGCTCCAGAGTGAGATGGTGTTTGGCTACCCCGAGACGCCCGCGGGCGAGAAGGCTTACCACCCCGACCACGAGCGCGTGATTGCTTACGGAAAGAGCGCGTAA
- a CDS encoding uncharacterized protein (BUSCO:EOG0926420U; EggNog:ENOG503NXF3; COG:A), with protein MDALKAQIQARKRQAETPSDPAAKYVRRGDLVRKEAPAPETAPEPQPVRAPTPPPAPAKDKAPEAKEGFSISNDEAVLRLRQKGEPIRLFAETDKERRLRLRALELIEVHSGDPHGRNDFVKALQGAESDLTREKVQGKAKDEGTSKPAPHMREGIGMDSLLDLELIRTDTARVYPIIYYTLKGLYNEWGETLDKRPGRMVSATHVQTGEYLKPLFKGLRRRQVAPDVLMRIAEIVHYMQQREYRMANDSYLQLSIGNAPWPIGVTAVGIHELLNDEVSRKYIQSLKRLMTFAQTKYPPEDVSKLMG; from the exons ATGGACGCGCTCAAGGCGCAGATCCaagcgcgcaagcgccaggCCGAGACGCCGAGCGATCCAGCGGCCAAgtacgtgcgccgcggcgacttGGTTCGAAAAGAGGCCCCGGCGCCCGAGACGGCGCCGGAACCGCAGCCTGTACGCGCGCCGACACCTCCGCCCGCTCCGGCGAAGGACAAGGCGCCAGAAGCCAAAGAGGGTTTTTCCATCTCTAATGACGAGGCCGTGTTGCGTTTGCGCCAAAAGGGTGAGCCGATCCGACTTTTTGCCGAAACAGacaaggagcgccgcctgcgcctgcgtgcgctaGAGCTCATCGAAGTGCACAGCGGCGATCCGCACGGCCGCAACGACTTTGTCAAGGCGTTGCAGGGCGCTGAAAGCGACCTGACCCGCGAAAAGGTTCAGGGAAAGGCAAAGGATGAGGGCACGTCGAAGCCGGCGCCTCATATGCGCGAAGGAATCGGCATGGACTCTCTGTTGGACCTCGAGCTGATTCGCACTGACACTGCGCGCGTCTACCCCATTATCTACTATACCCTCAAAGGGCTCTACAACGAGTGGGGCGAGACGCTTGACAAGCGTCCCG GGCGCATGGTCAGCGCGACCCACGTCCAGACCGGAGAGTACCTCAAGCCCCTGTTTAAAggtctgcgccgccgt CAAGTCGCACCCGATGTGCTCATGCGTATCGCCGAGATCGTGCACTAtatgcagcagcgcgagtaCCGCATGGCAAACGACTCGTATCTGCAGCTGTCCATCGGCAATGCGCCGTGGCCGATCGGTGTGACGGCCGTAGG TATCCACGAGC TGCTCAACGATGAGGTGAGCCGCAAGTATATCCAAAGCCTCAAGCGGCTCATGACTTTTGCGCAGACCAAGTACCCGCCTGAGGACGTCAGCAAGCTCATGGGGTAG
- a CDS encoding non-specific serine/threonine protein kinase (COG:T; EggNog:ENOG503NZVE), translating to MSDADVWDDASDSSSLSDVESVSTSLSEESDEEPSALGTALPGQPRRMRTRSLSKWDMGVAESTEPPRPEPQAGNEIFTQHALLRRRRPSLLALCQARGIDVPSEATKATCVDSLLASQVSTQVAVTDAVRTDMPPPPKAIPEPQPAPEPPAGDEELNGLDLERLELLDREIPPEKLEKLEKIGSGAFKDVYVGKYHISRTRTSKVAISDLRNQLTDMDIKELTFLRDLRHENIVRFIGVSIPADLRPVPCMIVSELCSNGDMFDYIRNTPPPPDADLFQMLLEIARGLEYLHTRTPMIIHRDCKSTNVLITKDRVAKISDFGFARVKRSTRAMVRSIVGTVNWQAVELWVPKPNYNEKVDVWSAAMTFWEALQWHQPEKRYPFQGMNEHQIYFNVGQKGQRPFIGTMRRRFGDEIVDLLDRMWAQLPRDRPTMTQVCEELERCIAMKRAALAAP from the exons ATGAGCGATGCGGATGTGTGGGATGACGCGTCGGATtcctcgtcgctcagcgacgTCGAGTCGGTGTCCACTTCGCTCTCGGAagagagcgacgaggagccgtccgcgctcggcaccgccCTACCCGGGCAGCCACGGAGAATGCGTACACGCTCCTTGTCCAAGTGGGACATGGGCGTGGCCGAGTCgaccgagccgccgcggccagaGCCACAGGCCGGCAACGAAATCTTTACGCAgcatgcgctcctgcgccggcgccggccatcGCTCTTGGCCTTGTGCCAAGCGCGCGGAATTgacgtgccgagcgaggcgacCAAGGCGACGTGTGTCGACTCGTTGCTCGCCTCACAGGTCTCGACGCAGGTGGCGGTTACtgacgcggtgcgcaccgatatgccgccgccgcccaaggcgaTTCCCGAGCCGCAGCCCGCGCCAGAGCCACCTGCAGGCGATGAAGAGCTTAATGGACTGGACCtagagcgcctcgagctcctaGACCGCGAAATACCTCCGGAAAAGCTCGAGAAGCTCGAAAAGATTGGCTCGGGCGCGTTTAAAGACGTCTATGTCGGCAAGTACCACATCTCTCGCACGCGGACGTCCAAGGTCGCCATCTCTGACCTGCGGAATCAGCTCACGGACATGGATATCAAGGAGCTGACATTTTTGCGCGACCTGCGTCACGAAAACATTGTGCGTTTTATTGGCGTAAGCATTCCCGCCGATCTGCGGCCTGTGCCGTGCATGATCGTGAGCGAGCTCTGCTCGAACGGCGACATGTTTGACTATATCCGGAATACGCCGCCTCCGCCCGACGCGGACCTCTTTCAAATGCTGCTCGAGATCGCGCGGGGCTTGGAGTATCTGCACACGCGGACGCCCATGATTATCCACCGCGACTGCAAGTCGACCAACGTCCTGATCACCAAGGACCGCGTGGCCAAAATCAGCGACTTTGGCTTTGCGCGTGTcaagcgctcgacgcgtgccATGGTCCGCTCGATCGTCGGCACGGTCAACTGGCAGGCGGTGGAGCTCTGGGTTCCGAAACCCAACTACAACGAAAAGGTGGACGTATGGAGTGCAGCGATGACGTTCTGGGAAGCACTCCAGTGGCACCAGCCCGAGAAACGCTATCCGTTTCAAGGGATGAACGAGCACCAAATCTATTTCAACGTCGGCCAAAAGGGGCAGCG ACCATTTATTggcacgatgcgccgccgctttgGCGACGAAATTGTGGATTTGCTCGACCGTATGTGGGCGCAGCTTCCTCGCGATCGACCGACTATGACCCAGGTCtgcgaggagctcgagcgatGCATCGCGATGAAACGCGCAGCACTCGCTGCCCCTTAG
- the TRM9_1 gene encoding tRNA (carboxymethyluridine(34)-5-O)-methyltransferase (EggNog:ENOG503NVKF; COG:K), whose amino-acid sequence MPPGEGAGAPASAYELVAQLRAQLGALRSSIGSTDSEAHTLSQPTARHLGLYPVEKAQERAQAPLSPESWSDAMDVLGASVRAMRESVQAMPASENGPASVHELGAQAIELVGASMGIQQSTALAARPGAVHTLPESLYKGALRGDACADRAAALGLLDGLCAAISPAATELQLECFQERVDEGTERTHTFTSGGRIIVLDIELGLQSGALVPHVELKLSYAHADGHAHSEGASDSRLPRMMQNVLQQLTNVLFGVPVDRAVFRACPAEAAQPTQYTDALRLWQGFVAHLATLAYIDELCASLHTEPKRPVDLFAQLDELGTAAEQLCLAQAARLGVSGLHSDALAMLADTHPDTAATLVRCAQGIAWHHVVSPYLTLHYASPVLASRGAYTATVRIAPSAVPSGAANARAPAHTPPELVAAIEKGVQSSGPVLAVAPLWTPSGSEKPVQRPVTYVALLNPPVLVPQRVAQGVCHACGLSGRPWASAPADRAGETYLARFLGAARGAFRASATDEFAQETRAISSLPFACLAQLYDALALLRDYARFGELLSNAASSSCAIPVTVDLEAAPAPGRSVLRMTFAVPTHGAMANLALRTTADQASGYEVEAHVVPLNGGEARTLLCTDPQSVQWADTLARTAQLAALVDTAHAWACAA is encoded by the coding sequence ATGCCTCCTGGGGAGGGGGCAggtgcgccggcgtctgcgtacgagctcgtggcgcagctgcgtgcgcagctggGCGCACTGCGCTCAAGTATAGGCAGCACAGATTCCGAGGCGCATACTCTGTCGCAGCCGACAGCGCGCCACCTGGGGCTGTACCCCGTCGAAAAAGCGCAAGAACGTGCGCAGGCCCCCCTGTCGCCCGAGTCGTGGTCCGACGCGAtggacgtgctcggcgcgtcagtgcgggcgatgcgcgagagTGTGCAGGCCATGCCGGCAAGTGAAAATGggccggcgagcgtgcacgAGCTTGGCGCACAGGccatcgagctcgtggGCGCCTCGATGGGCATCCAGCAGTCgaccgcgctcgcggcgcgcccgggcGCGGTGCATACCCTTCCAGAAAGCCTGTATAAAGGCGCGCTACGGGGCGACGCGTGTGCtgaccgcgccgccgcactcGGGCTGCTCGACGGGCTCTGTGCAGCTATTTCGCCCGCGGCCACTGAACTGCAGCTCGAGTGTTtccaggagcgcgtcgacgaggggACCGAGCGCACGCATACCTTTACTAGTGGCGGCCGCATTATTGTGCTAGACATTGAGCTTGGCCTTCAGAGCGGAGCGCTCGTgccgcacgtcgagctcaAGCTCTCGTACGCACACGCCGATGGCCATGCGCACAGCGAGGGCGCATCCGActcgcgcctgccgcgcatgATGCAAAACGTCCTTCAGCAGCTTACCAATGTGCTATTTGGCGTGCCGGTCGACCGCGCGGTGTTCCGCGCGTGTCCTGCCGAGGCAGCACAGCCTACGCAGTATAccgatgcgctgcggctcTGGCAAGGGttcgtcgcgcacctcgcgacGCTTGCGTACATTGACGAGCTCTGTGCAAGTCTGCATACAGAGCCGAAGCGGCCTGTCGACCTttttgcgcagctcgacgagctcggcacaGCGGCCGAGCAATTGTGCCTCGCACAGGCTGCGAGGCTCGGTGTAAGCGGCCTGCACAGCGATGCACTGGCGATGCTCGCGGATACGCATCCTGACACTGCTGCGACACTCGTGCGCTGTGCGCAAGGCATTGCGTGGCACCATGTCGTTTCACCCTACCTCACGCTCCACTATGCCTCGCCCGTACTGGCGAGCCGCGGAGCGTACACGGCGACGGTGCGCATTGCACCGAGCGCCGTTCCGTCCGGTGCCGCGaatgcacgcgcgccggcgcataCTCCCCCTGAGCTCGTCGCAGCGATCGAAAAAGGCGTACAAAGCAGCGGTCCTGTCCTGGCTGTTGCGCCGCTCTGGACGCCGAGCGGGAGTGAAAAGCCGGTTCAGCGCCCGGTcacgtacgtcgcgctgcttAATCCCCCCGTGCTggtgccgcagcgcgtcgcccaaGGTGTGTGCCACGCCTGCGGCTTATCGGGGCGCCCATGGGCcagtgcgccggccgaccGGGCCGGCGAGACGTACCTCGCACgcttcctcggcgcggcgcgcggcgcattcCGCGCGTCGGCTACCGACGAGTTTGCGCAGGAAACGCGCGCGATTTCGAGCCTGCCGTTTGCCtgtctcgcgcagctgtacgatgcgcttgcgctgctgcgcgactatgcgcgcttcggcgagctgctttCCAACGCGGCATCATCATCGTGCGCCATCCCCGTCAcggtcgacctcgaggccgcgccggcaccCGGGCGCTCAGTGCTGCGCATGACATTTGCCGTGCCGACGCACGGAGCCATGGCCaaccttgcgctgcgcacgactGCTGACCAGGCCAGCGGCTACGAGGTtgaggcgcacgtcgtgccGCTGAACGGCGGCGAAGCACGCACGCTCCTATGTACTGATCCCCAGAGCGTCCAGTGGGCCGACACACTTGCTCGTACTGcacagctcgccgcgctcgtcgatACGGCGCATGCGtgggcgtgcgcagcctGA
- a CDS encoding uncharacterized protein (EggNog:ENOG503P1VX; COG:S) has protein sequence MTSQQLATEFLSSITNRRTIYHLSKKQILPDPQLIQLIQQAVREAPSSFNVQSSRVVVLLGKQHDNYWGHIVPEALRVTKGDKAVEASKGKLAGFAAGTGTILFFEDENLIKGQQEAFPAYATGFPVWSSHASGMAQIYTWSLLEAEGYGANLQHYGNLTGETLKKVYSLPESYQLQSEMVFGYPETPAGEKAYMDDDERVQVFK, from the coding sequence ATGACTTCGCAACAGCTTGCTACCGAATTCCTCAGTTCGATCACGAACCGCCGCACGATCTACCATCTGTCGAAGAAGCAGATCCTTCCTGATCCGCAGCTCATCCAACTCATCCAGCAGGCTGTGCGTGAGGCTCCTTCCTCGTTCAACGTGCAGAGCAGCCGCGTGGTGGTCCTGCTTGGCAAACAGCACGACAACTACTGGGGTCACATTGTtcccgaggcgctgcgtgtgaCCAAGGGCGACAAAGCCGTCGAGGCCTCCAAGGGAAAGCTCGCGGGCTTTGCGGCGGGCACTGGCACTATCCTCTTTTTCGAGGACGAAAACCTGATCAAGGGCCAGCAAGAGGCGTTCCCTGCGTATGCCACCGGCTTCCCTGTGTGGTCGAGCCATGCGTCGGGCATGGCGCAGATCTATACCTGgtcgctcctcgaggctGAGGGCTATGGTGCGAACCTGCAGCACTACGGCAACCTCACCGGCGAGACGCTGAAGAAGGTGTACAGCCTGCCCGAGTCGTACCAGCTCCAGAGTGAGATGGTGTTTGGCTACCCCGAGACGCCCGCGGGCGAAAAGGCGTACATGGACGAtgacgagcgcgtgcaggtGTTCAAGTAG
- the COX12 gene encoding Cytochrome c oxidase subunit 6B (EggNog:ENOG503P5BS; BUSCO:EOG09265JVH; COG:C), with protein MPESITLKTAEFDSRFPNQNQTRHCWQNYADYYRCINKKGEDYEPCKLFFNNYNSLCPNEWIAKWNELRENDAFPANLEG; from the exons ATGCCCGAGAGTATCACGCTGAAGACGGCCGAGTTCGACTCGCGTTTCCCCAACCAG AACCAGACCCGCCACTG CTGGCAGAA CTACGCGGACTACTACCGGTGCATCAACAAGAAGGGTGAGGACTACGAGCCTTGCAAGCTCTTTTTCAACAACTACAACTCGCTGTGCCCCAACGAATGG ATTGCCAAGTGgaacgagctgcgtgagaaCGACGCGTTCCCTGCCAACCTCGAGGGTTAA
- the mak16 gene encoding Protein MAK16 (BUSCO:EOG09264L3W; COG:A; EggNog:ENOG503NVUZ) — protein MQSDDVIWSVIGHQFCSYKIKSTTHSTFCRNEYNLTGLCNRQSCPLANSRYATIREKEGVVYLYIKTPERAHSPRRQWERVKLSNRYGTALEQIDKELIYWPNFIVHKAKQRLTKITQYLIKMRKIKLKEEEQPELVGIKKKTERREATREVKALRAAKLEKSIEKELLDRLKRGAYGDAPLNVNEDVWNAVLENAQARVPNENGEDVALEEELTDEEEEEDIEEMDRNMRDMDEDDYGQREFVSDDEESDDDDDLEDMYSSEADSDEESEEDSEDEKPKGGKRKAPRRDPKPFKRPDARDKRGRPKLEVEYEQETEPLTAEQVANW, from the exons ATGCAGTCGGACGACGTGATCTGGTCGGTGATCGGCCACCAGTTCTGCTCGTACAAGATCAAGTCGACGACGCATTCGACATTCTGCCGCAATGAATACAACCTGACCGGTCTGTGCAACCGGCAGTCGTGCCCCCTTGCGAACTCGCGCTACGCGACGATCCGCGAGAAAGAGGGTGTGGTCTATTTGTATATCAAGACGccggagcgtgcgcactCGCCGCGGAGGCAGTGGGAGCGTGTGAAACTCTCGAACCGGTATGGCACTGCTCTTGAGCAGATCGACAAGGAGCTCATCTACTGGCCGAATTTTATTGTGCACAAGGCCAAGCAGCGTCTGACCAAGATTACGCAGTACCTGATCAAGATGCGCAAGATTAAGTTGAAAGAGGAGGAACA acccgagctcgtcggtaTCAAGAAAAAgacggagcgccgcgaagcGACGCGCGAAGTCAAGgccctgcgcgccgccaagcTCGAAAAGTCGATCGAAAaagagctgctcgaccgtctcaagcgcggcgcatacggcgacgcgccgctcaaTGTCAACGAAGATGTCTGGAACGCAGTCCTCGAAAATGCCCAGGCGCGCGTCCCGAACGAGAACGGCGAGGAcgttgcgctcgaggaggagctcacggacgaagaggaggaggaagacATCGAGGAAATGGACCGCAACATGCGCGATATGGACGAAGACGACTATGGCCAGCGCGAGTTTGtcagcgacgacgaagagtccgacgacgacgacgacctcgaggaTATGTACAGCTCCGAGGCggacagcgacgaggagtcCGAGGAGGACTCGGAGGACGAAAAGCCCAAGGgcggcaagcgcaaggcgccgcgccgcgacccCAAGCCATTCAAGCGCCCGGATGCCCGCGACAAGCGCGGCCGGCCCAagctcgaggtcgagtACGAGCAGGAGACCGAGCCGCTCAcggccgagcaggtggCCAACTGGTAG